The window CTACTCGGACGGGTCGGTGAGCGGAATCAACCGGTCGACCAGGTCGGGGCGGCGCGATCCGTGGCGGGCGCGGAAACTCGCCGCTTCGGCCACCGATACCGGGTACCGCCGCACGCCCGCCTCGTACGTGCGGACGACCAACTCCGCGGTGTCGGTGTCGGTGTCGAGCCAGTCGAGCGGACTGCCGCCAGCGGCGGCGTACCACTGTGCGCCGGCGATCAGGCGGTCGGCCTGCTCAGCCAGCCTGACGTCGGTCTCCCGGTCGCGGCCGAGGAAGGCAAGAACGCAGCGGGCGGCCGACGCCAGCAGGGAGCCGACGAGCGTCACGTCCTGTTGGAGAAGACACAGCACATCGGCGACGAACGCGGCGGACAACCCGTGATCGGTCGAGATCCGATCCAGCACGAACTCCGCCACCGGCAGCTGCGGTGTCTCGTCCGGCTCCTCCACGATGGCCAGCAGGCGTTGGTAGGCCCGCTCCCGCTCCCGAGCCCCCGCGCCGAGGATCGGGAGAAGCGACACGTCGAGCAGGAGCCGGGCTTCCGACCGGTCGCCGTCCCTGAAGGTCCAGAAGCCGTCGAGCGCGTCGAGCGGATGCCCCAGCGGTCCCAGCGCGTGCAGCGCCGTGTCGAGATTCGGATCGCACTCGAAGTGCGCGGTCCGAGCGAACAGGGCGAAGTCTGTCCCGGTCATCAGGTAGTAACTCGCCGCGTCCTCCACGGGGCTGTCGTCCCTGGAGCCGCTGATGAACCACCTGGGGTCGCCCGCCGGTGGCGGCGACTTGTCCTGACCTTCCTCGATGGAGAGGAGCAGATCCCGTCGCGTTCCCGACCACGCCCGCTCGACCCGCACCGCGCCCAACAGGCCGGCGTACTCGCTGTCGCTGAGCTGGGAACGCCAGAAGAGAGCCAGTCGGTTCCACCCGGACACGACGTCGCCGCTGTCCAAGGGGAGTTCGCTTCCCCGCAGTTGCCCGCTCGCGGCGAGCAGCAGCACGAGCAGGTTCACGCCGTACACGGCGTGGCGCTTCGGAACCGACAACTGCCGAGGCTCATACGACTCGAAGTGGCGCGCCGGTCGCCGGCCGGTCGCCGCCCGGAACAGGCGCAGCAGCATGTCGACCACGGCGTCCCGCCGGCTTCCGCCCCACGACGTCAGGATCTCGGTGAGGAAGGTGACGATCGGGGTGCGTCCGGTCAGTGTCGCGAAGGACAGCAGGGCGTGGAGCGGATCGTCGTCCGTCGGCGTGGCCCCCAGCAGGGCGCTCGCCTCCCGGGCCACCAGGTCGTCCAGCACCAGCGCGGTCGTCCGGGCGATCAGGAACTCACCGAAGGTGGCGTGCAGGAACTCGTAGGTGCTGGCCCGGGTCTGGTCCCGCATCGCCTGTGAGCGGTGCACGAAGAAGAAGCGGCCCAGGACGATCTCGGCAGGTCGCAGCGGGGTACGCAGGTGTCCGTCGGTCGTGACAGCCGCCGGACGGCTGCCCAGGAACGGCAGCGCGGCGAGATCCGACTCGAAGTCGTTCTCGGTGACCCACTGGACGCCCCGGTTGAACATGCCGAACGCCACGATCGACAACCTGCGCAGCTCGTCCTCCGTCACCCGGTCCAGGTCCCGCTCGGACAGGCCCGGCCGGTGCTTCATGACCTCGCGGCGGGCGAAGCTGCGCAACAGGCGTTCGTAGAGCTCGCCCCGGCGCAGCCCGCCGGCCGATCGCAGGTCGTTGCCCTCGGCGTCGTAGAGCGCCAGCATCAGCAGCAACAGCGGCTGTTCGGCCAGCTCACGGTGGGCCAGCACCGTCGCCGGCTCCAGCGGCTGCACGCCGAGCGCGCGGAACGCCCCGTC is drawn from Micromonospora sp. NBC_01740 and contains these coding sequences:
- a CDS encoding NACHT domain-containing protein is translated as MPDALSYADAVRLLGGEKSRVVDWFDKLTGGALLAASVPVPALLGIFDAKAEFVRLGHELVRGMSEKRSGLSRYDRTQRLEAAHAVIAVTAFFEVLSEIDLPFDVASARISKAEQLSLAGSGAVHEAALTDAFFATAAPLPGPQLPYPAFRHALVAYYGGLVGRLQHLLRGLAVWEAVDEWRRQATEKVLLRLPMTAADRHRDLLTQLAVDYVEVSFWIGLHEHEATRTQVRALSVGLDEMRQALVALSAGGPPDGRRAALAVAYTAELGRPIISSGEVPTGLTVPTLGEAYVPPLCRIEELPAHARPSDEAWWDGRPLRDDLWQSLVVHLTSPNATRAPLLVLGQPGSGKSVLTRVLAAQLPPADFMVVRVVLRDVHAAGELQDQIEQAVRNDTGERVDWPGLSRSAGDALPVVLLDGFDELLQATGVSQTDYLRRVAAFQRREADQGRPVAMLVTSRTSVADRAQPPPGTVAVRLEPFDGERVRAWTATWNRVNDGAFRALGVQPLEPATVLAHRELAEQPLLLLMLALYDAEGNDLRSAGGLRRGELYERLLRSFARREVMKHRPGLSERDLDRVTEDELRRLSIVAFGMFNRGVQWVTENDFESDLAALPFLGSRPAAVTTDGHLRTPLRPAEIVLGRFFFVHRSQAMRDQTRASTYEFLHATFGEFLIARTTALVLDDLVAREASALLGATPTDDDPLHALLSFATLTGRTPIVTFLTEILTSWGGSRRDAVVDMLLRLFRAATGRRPARHFESYEPRQLSVPKRHAVYGVNLLVLLLAASGQLRGSELPLDSGDVVSGWNRLALFWRSQLSDSEYAGLLGAVRVERAWSGTRRDLLLSIEEGQDKSPPPAGDPRWFISGSRDDSPVEDAASYYLMTGTDFALFARTAHFECDPNLDTALHALGPLGHPLDALDGFWTFRDGDRSEARLLLDVSLLPILGAGARERERAYQRLLAIVEEPDETPQLPVAEFVLDRISTDHGLSAAFVADVLCLLQQDVTLVGSLLASAARCVLAFLGRDRETDVRLAEQADRLIAGAQWYAAAGGSPLDWLDTDTDTAELVVRTYEAGVRRYPVSVAEAASFRARHGSRRPDLVDRLIPLTDPSE